The following proteins are co-located in the Portunus trituberculatus isolate SZX2019 chromosome 16, ASM1759143v1, whole genome shotgun sequence genome:
- the LOC123504646 gene encoding angio-associated migratory cell protein-like, with protein MKTNTPPMSPGPSDDNEDDENIDLGEIQEVIDLNEVNLEEMTEEEDMEEEETIVDMATTVFSKHEGSVFTCSISPSGSVAATGGEDDFAYVWKVSDGDILFTCTGHKDSVIYVCFSHDGTLLATGDYAGYIQVWEVASSNKVWEFEVGELGWLNWHHASHVLLAGTADGEMWMWLVPHGNTRTFPSYGSPSLCGAFLHDGKRAVAGYEDGSVRVFDLKSGQMLHQLTDDSEDVSPVINMTVQKDDSLVILGATNGKAKLFNTNNGKLVGNLNCEISQTTEEGADADIDNTVEAVSFCPQIPNIAVTATLAGYVTLWDVSSKTVRHTLSQGCGTSHLAWHPQEPVLFSAGLDGVVRSYDVRSGEPLSKFTGHSESILYLSVSNDGSALLTVSDDGTARVFKLS; from the exons ATGAAGACCAACACACCTCCAATGTCCCCAGGTCCTTCTGATGACAATGAAGACGATGAAAACATTGACTTGGGAGAAATACAAGAG GTCATTGATCTGAATGAGGTCAACCTAGAAGAAATgactgaagaggaggatatggaggaagaggaaacaattGTTGACATGGCAACCACAGTTTTCTCAAAGCATGAAG GTTCTGTGTTCACGTGTTCCATCTCACCCAGTGGCAGTGTGGCTGCTACTGGTGGGGAGGATGACTTCGCCTATGTGTGGAAAGTCAGTGATGGAGACATCCTTTTCACTTGCACTGGCCATAAG GATAGTGTGATATATGTGTGCTTCAGTCATGATGGAACATTACTGGCAACTGGTGACTATGCTGGCTACATCCAAGTGTGGGAAGTGGCCTCCTCTAACAAAGTGTGGGAGTTTGAAGTGGGAGAGCTGGGG TGGTTGAATTGGCACCATGCATCCCACGTGTTGCTGGCGGGCACGGCTGATGGGGAGATGTGGATGTGGCTGGTGCCTCATGGGAACACACGCACCTTTCCAAGCTACGGCTCACCTTCCCTCTGTGGTGCTTTCCTTCATGATG GAAAACGAGCTGTGGCAGGCTATGAGGATGGCAGTGTTCGAGTATTTGACCTCAAGAGTGGACAGATGTTGCATCAACTGACTGATGACTCAGAGGATGTGTCTCCAGTTATCAACATGACAGTACAGAAGGATGATTCTCTAGTTATTCTTGGAGCTACAAATGGCAAAGCAAAACTGTTCAACACTAATAATGGAAAG ctTGTTGGAAATCTGAACTGTGAAATATCACAGACGACAGAAGAGGGAGCTGATGCTGATATAGATAACACTGTGGAAGCTGTCTCCTTCTGTCCCCAAATACCTAACATTGCTGTCACTGCCACGTTGGCTGGCTACGTAACTCTGTGGGATGTTTCTTCAAAG ACCGTTCGACACACACTGAGCCAAGGCTGTGGCACTTCACACCTTGCTTGGCATCCTCAAGAGCCAGTGCTGTTCAGTGCCGGGCTAGACGGTGTAGTGCGTAGCTATGATGTGCGCTCTGGGGAACCTCTCTCCAAGTTTACAGGACACAGTGAGAGcattctttatctctctgtcaGCAA TGATGGCTCAGCTCTCCTCACAGTCTCAGATGATGGGACAGCTCGAGTGTTTAAATTGTCCTGA